Within the Vagococcus carniphilus genome, the region AGATAGACTCCCTAACACAAGAGTCGCTAATAAAAAATGCGATCCTTTTTTTCTAAACACTTAATCATCCGCCAATATTATTGTCTATTTCCCATTCTATCATAGGTTATAATCTTGTAAACAACTTATTTAATGTCTTATATCTTTTCTTGAGAAATTGCTCTTACTTTCCTCTCAATTTCAAGGAAATCCCTTTGATTAAAAGGAAATTCGAACAAATGAACTTTATGAGAGAATCTTAATTCTTCCTCCAACACATTCGGAATATTTGTCAATATTAAATCAGCTGAATCCTCGTCATTTGCTTCAATAAACGTCAAATTAAATTCATATTTGAAACGATTAACAATTTGATCCGTTACACTACTCTTTACAAAATATGGTAAATCACTATCAAGGAAAATTTGAATTTCTGGTTCATAATAAGTTAGTTGTGAAATTGATGAAAAAAGTAACATGTATTTTTGGATTAAAAAAGTTTCCTTTGAAAGAAGTTCAGCATCATTTTCTTCAGCCATTTTTCTTAATAAACAAGATAATTTTTCATACAAATTAGGATAATCATTTTCTAGATCTGAAAAGATTAAATAGCCATCAATATCTACCTGAATACTCTTAAATAACTGACAGAATAAATGGGCACAAAAAGCAGTTACAAAAAAACGTTCCTCTAACTCTTCTGGAATTTCAGCAATTTCCGACTGAAAATCAGTCATAAATTGTTCTGTAATTCGATAGACAGTTGAATTCATTTTTTTATGATATTTAAAAACGCTTTTGCGATATCTTTCTGACTCATAAAACTTAGTTTTCAATTGAATCAACACCAAATAAAAGTAGAGTTCAGATTCAATATAAATATTATAATCATCAGCAAATTCTTTTAAGACTGGTAAATTAGCCATTAGTTTAGGCAAATTAGCATAATCCTTCCATTCCTCTTCCATCTCAATAACATGTTTTTTTCTTAATCTTAAAATATTTACGGCTAACATATAGGCCATTTGTTTTCTATGAATAATTGAAAACCCTAGATTAAGTTCCTCCGAAAAACTATCTACAGACAAATAAATCTTTTCCTGACTAATAAAATCAAATGGCCAAGTGACTCCTTTAAAGATAATCCATCCACTAATATAGATAATTAATCGTATTTGCTTTTCTTCACCCTCAATAATAAAAGTACTTCTTGATAATGATAAATGGTAAATACCTAAAAAATCTTTTATCTTCTTTAAAGATTTTCTAACCGCATTTTCACTGACAAAGTAAGTTGAAGCATATTTTTGAATTGACTGAAACTCTTCAAAAATAATTAATTTGAAAATTTTCATCGTCTCGTCATTTTCTAAAATATAACTTTTTAGCTCCATGTAATTACTACCACTGTCAATCTCTAATAAAACACCTTTGTATTTTTCATAGCTAAGAGCAATGTGATGATTTCGTTCCTCATTGTAATCGTCGATTGTTTCTTTCAACCGATGAATATAACGCTGTACAGTTCTTTCAACGACATTTAGCTCATGACTTATTTCATTAACTGTATACCATCTGTGGCTTTCAGAAACCAAATCTAAAATATTTAACATAATTTTATTTTGCGTATCGAGTAAATTTAAAATATCTTTCTCCATTGAGATTCATCCTATTCTTTTAAATCATTCCAAAAGTTTTTATTAATAAACATTTGATAAGCAACTAGAACAATAATTAAAAGAAGTAGACCAACGAGATTAACAAGTAATACCTGCGTTGTTATATTAATTATCGTCACTAAAACAAGAATAATAATACCACCGACTAACATAACACCAAAAAGACTAGCAACAACTTGAAAAGATCCCATCCCTCGGTTAAATAATTGATTCACATTTGTCCAATTTAGCGATAAATACTTGGAATCTCTCTTTAAGTAGTAAGACGTACCAGCATAACAACCAAAAAAGTTCCCAATTAACATACCTATCATTAAAAGAACATTTAATTTAACCAATAGACAAGTTGCTAATATGATAACTGAACTTAATACTGTCTGTAAGATAAAAGCAAAATTGAATTTTAGTTTAATATATTCTTTAAATGAAATAGGCAACGATTTGATAAAAGTAAGATTCGATTGATCTAATGAAATAATAACACTTGCCAATGAATTTGCTCCTAACGTAAAGGCAGAAAAAAGAATACCTCCAACAACTAGAACAATAAAGTAGTCAATCGTTAAAAAGCTAAAATTACCTTGTCCATTAATCAAGATTGGTACTAAAAATATAACCGGAAAAATAATTAAAGATGACAACATTTGCATTTGAAGAGTTGGATTTTTAATTAGATTAAAGTGATACTTTATCAGTTGACTCCGTAAACCTTTATAACTTGTTGTTTTAGGAGCAGCTTGTAATGTTTGATAATTATTTTGCATACTTGGTAGTACACGTTTTTTAATAAAAAAGGATAAGCCAAAACAAAGGACGAGTAATCCTAAAACTCCAATAACACTCTTTAATGAAAAAGGATAAACTAGTAGTTGGTGGAATACATCTAAAACAGGAATAACTGTTTGATCTTTAATAACGCCTGAATCAAAAACTTCACTTTGTTTGTGATTCAAATACATCATCCCAGCTAGCATTCCGACTGTTGGAATAAACATTAAAAGAGTTGTTAACAACGTTTTAAAACGGTTAAAGACTTTTGTTTGAACCAAAAGAGAAACTAGACAAATAACTAAAGTTAACAAAATAGCAAAGAAAAGTAAAAAAACGACTATACTGATTGGCACCATCAAAATAGCAGTCACACTACTCCTAATGGCCGTCAAAATAAAGAGAGCAATTATTGGGAGTGAAAATGGCAATAGAAAAAAACCAACAATTAACATCTTCGCAAGAAATATATTTCGTTCACTAAAGGGGAGTGGCAAGTAATCCTCAAAGTCTTTACTATCAAAAAAGACATTAAAAACAACTGATACACCCTGAGAAAAACTTAAAATACCAAACATGGCCATGTAATTAGTAAAAACACCTGGTAAAGTACTAAAATCAATAATGAACATACTTGCCCCATACAAAACAACAAAAAGAATTCCTAAAAATGCTTGTTGAAGTAAAATGCTTTTAAAGATATCATTTCCATACTTACCTTTTTTTCTTAACTGATCAGTTACTTGAGGATTGGCATAAAGTAAATTCACTTTAAAGAGTTCTTTTAATTGTCTTTTATTGTTCATCAACTCTTCCTCCAATCTCTTCTTCCTGTTTACTACCAATCATTGATAGATAGATGGTTTCAAGAGACTGCCCTGGATGTTTTTCTAAAAGTTCACTCACTGAACCATTATAAATTAATTCTCCTTGTTTTAAAATCGCTAACTCGTCACATAGCTGCTCAGCCGTATCTAAAATATGAGTAGAGAAAATAACTGTTTTTCCTTGTTCAACATGTTGTTTCATCAAATGCTTTAAGTCATAAGCAGCCTGAGGATCTAATCCCTGTAAAGGCTCATCTAAAATCCAAATATCTGGATTTGATAATAGCGCACCAATAACAATGACTTTCTGCCTCATCCCATGAGAAAAACTATCAATCTGATTATGCTTTTGAGCATTAATCTCAAATAAATTAGCTAATACTTGAATCTGCTTATCTTTTTCAGTTTCTTCTAAATCAAAAGCAGCAGCAATTAAATTCCAATATTCCATTGCAGTCAATTGTAAAAAGATATTTGGCGTATCAGGTACATAACCTATTCTCTTTTTTATTTCTAAACGATGTTCCTTTAGATTTTTTCCATCAAAATAAATATCACCTGATGTTGGCATCGTAATACTTACTAAACTTTTAATGGTCGTTGATTTTCCAGCACCATTATGACCTAGAAAGCCAAATATCTTTCCTTCTGGTATCGTTAACGATAATCCTTTTAACGCTTCTTTAGTTCCATACCTTTTCTTAACATTCTCCAAAACAATCATCTGAACAAACTCCCTATTTAAATATTTATTATCCTTTATTATACCTTATTTAAGCCAATAAAATAAAAACTAATTAGATTTATCTTGGTTTAAAAGTAAAAAAAATAGAGCAAACAGGACGTTTGCTCTATTTTAATGTTATTTAAAGGTAACTTAATGCTTGTTCAAGATCAGTCAGTAAATCCTCTGTATCTTCAATACCACAAGAAAGGCGTAGTAAACCAGGTGTCACACCTTGTTTTAATCGTTCTTCTTCAGATATACAGGCATGAGACATCGTACGAGGATAAGAAACAATAGATTCAACTCCACCTAAACTAACAGCAATTATCGGTAAGTTTAAATGCGTTGTAAAAGTATGAACGTTTTCCTCACTACCTAATTCAAAGGATAAAACAGCTCCCCCATTTTTCGCTTGACTTAGATGAACGTCTGAATCTGGGTGACTACTTAGTCCTGGATAGAATACCTTCTCAATTTTAGGATGTTTTTCTAAAAATTCAGCAATCGTTGCTGCATTTTGACAACTTTTTTCCATTCGGATTCCCATTGTCTTCATTCCTCTTAATATAAGCCAAGCATCTTCTATTCCTAAGATTGAGCCAAATGATTTTTGATAGACAGTTAACTGCTCAGCAATTCGTTCGTCATTTAGCGCCACTAAACCAGCGACAACATCACTGTGGCCATTTAAAAATTTTGTCGCACTTTCAATAACAATATCAACCCCTAATTCAAGTGGTTTTTGGTATAAAGGCGTCATAAACGTATTATCCATAATTGTTACTAATTCATGTTTTTTAGCAAGAGCAACTAATTTTTTGATATCAGCTACTTTTAAAAGTGGATTTGATGGTGTTTCAATGTATAAAACTCTCGTATTTGGTAAAATAGCTTTTTCAACAGTTTCAATATCACTATAGTCAACAAATGATGATTCAATATGATAGCTTGGTAAGATGTCTTTAACAAACTGACAGGTTCCTCCATAAACTTCATTTGGGACAATAATATGATTGCCTGTTTCCATTAACATTAAAACAGTAGAGATAGCTGCCATACCTGATGAAAATGCAAAACCGTATTTTGCTCCTTCAAGTGTTGCAATTCCTTCTTCTAAAGCTGCTACCGTTGGATTTCCAAAACGTGTATAACTATAATCTTGTTTTTCAAAGACATCCTTTTGATTAAATGTTGACGTTTGATATTTTGGTATTGATGCTGCTCCTGTATATTTATCCACAACAGGATAACCATGAATTAATTTTGTGTTTTCTAACATACTAAACATCCTTTCGACTTACTCCTTATGTTTCATCATACACTCAGAAGTAAGCGTTAACAATATTTATTAAAACACACTAATAAACTCCCAAAAGAACCTCATTAAAAGGTAAGATAGTATTAATCTTGTTAAATTAAAGGAGCTGTTAGTAT harbors:
- a CDS encoding helix-turn-helix domain-containing protein, translating into MEKDILNLLDTQNKIMLNILDLVSESHRWYTVNEISHELNVVERTVQRYIHRLKETIDDYNEERNHHIALSYEKYKGVLLEIDSGSNYMELKSYILENDETMKIFKLIIFEEFQSIQKYASTYFVSENAVRKSLKKIKDFLGIYHLSLSRSTFIIEGEEKQIRLIIYISGWIIFKGVTWPFDFISQEKIYLSVDSFSEELNLGFSIIHRKQMAYMLAVNILRLRKKHVIEMEEEWKDYANLPKLMANLPVLKEFADDYNIYIESELYFYLVLIQLKTKFYESERYRKSVFKYHKKMNSTVYRITEQFMTDFQSEIAEIPEELEERFFVTAFCAHLFCQLFKSIQVDIDGYLIFSDLENDYPNLYEKLSCLLRKMAEENDAELLSKETFLIQKYMLLFSSISQLTYYEPEIQIFLDSDLPYFVKSSVTDQIVNRFKYEFNLTFIEANDEDSADLILTNIPNVLEEELRFSHKVHLFEFPFNQRDFLEIERKVRAISQEKI
- a CDS encoding ABC transporter ATP-binding protein — translated: MIVLENVKKRYGTKEALKGLSLTIPEGKIFGFLGHNGAGKSTTIKSLVSITMPTSGDIYFDGKNLKEHRLEIKKRIGYVPDTPNIFLQLTAMEYWNLIAAAFDLEETEKDKQIQVLANLFEINAQKHNQIDSFSHGMRQKVIVIGALLSNPDIWILDEPLQGLDPQAAYDLKHLMKQHVEQGKTVIFSTHILDTAEQLCDELAILKQGELIYNGSVSELLEKHPGQSLETIYLSMIGSKQEEEIGGRVDEQ
- a CDS encoding trans-sulfuration enzyme family protein, producing MLENTKLIHGYPVVDKYTGAASIPKYQTSTFNQKDVFEKQDYSYTRFGNPTVAALEEGIATLEGAKYGFAFSSGMAAISTVLMLMETGNHIIVPNEVYGGTCQFVKDILPSYHIESSFVDYSDIETVEKAILPNTRVLYIETPSNPLLKVADIKKLVALAKKHELVTIMDNTFMTPLYQKPLELGVDIVIESATKFLNGHSDVVAGLVALNDERIAEQLTVYQKSFGSILGIEDAWLILRGMKTMGIRMEKSCQNAATIAEFLEKHPKIEKVFYPGLSSHPDSDVHLSQAKNGGAVLSFELGSEENVHTFTTHLNLPIIAVSLGGVESIVSYPRTMSHACISEEERLKQGVTPGLLRLSCGIEDTEDLLTDLEQALSYL